In one window of Temnothorax longispinosus isolate EJ_2023e chromosome 9, Tlon_JGU_v1, whole genome shotgun sequence DNA:
- the LOC139818958 gene encoding uncharacterized protein, with translation MSQRGRGRGADKTYKLQELQSLDADIAKYCTSRSGKNTQRHMAQNITTTQRQTAPQQHSQSPASSSLHASSSSSLLSPAQSHKHMPPPSAPLQHKLISSHSPSPATKSFTRNSHSLSKPSHNKQILSRSPSPPTKSFTRNSHSLSKPSPQHKQTLSRSPSPATQSFTRNSHPLSKPSPQHKQTLSRSPSPATQSFTRNSHPLSKPSPQHKQTLSRSSSPATKSLTQNSHPPSKPSPQHKQTLSQPPPSSVQRNRLSPTRQGHQEEWTKDGETSCDIIQSVKMIVTQLNRMEERQILIEKKIDENVKAIKQLTRESAVRRPVKPQGVLFKTVDDFLAFEEVDDDIYNDLVGYFVYLGRTNPVDCAAEYFRSVFPEDEEVSTYLTLNGRTGPGGCKLRDSRFAQACQDAINANKHFPSPNKVEFYDALEKALKSLKTRKWRYNRKRRLHQESEEENEEENEEVPLNRRQRMNNPEEDTGFENIQEVAEDANEPEETQHTEGENADDMDTQDTQDTQDTQDTQDTQDTDGTKDNDESEYLSENDLYDDESNDDITLFSSPPGCY, from the exons ATGAGTCAacgagggagaggaagaggagcaGACAAGACGTACAAACTCCAAGAGTTGCAATCGCTGGATGCggatattgcaaaatattgcaCATCCCGTTCCGGAAAGAACACACAAAGACACATGGCACAAAACATCACAACTACACAAAGACAGACAGCACCACAGCAACATTCACAATCCCCAGCATCATCATCCCTGCATgcttcatcatcatcatcattactTTCACCTGCACAATCACATAAACACATGCCCCCTCCATCAGCTCCATTACAGCATAAACTCATCTCATCACACTCACCTTCACCAGCTACAAAATCATTCACACGAAACAGTCATTCACTATCAAAACCATcacataataaacaaatattatcaCGCTCTCCTTCACCACCCACAAAATCATTCACACGAAACAGTCATTCACTATCAAAACCATCACCACAACATAAACAAACATTATCACGCTCTCCTTCACCAGCCACACAATCATTCACACGAAACAGTCATCCATTATCAAAACCATCACCACAACATAAACAAACATTATCACGCTCTCCTTCACCAGCCACACAATCATTCACACGAAACAGTCATCCATTATCAAAACCATCACCACAACATAAACAAACATTATCACGCTCTTCTTCACCAGCCACAAAATCACTTACACAAAACAGTCATCCACCATCAAAACCATCACCACAACATAAGCAAACGTTATCACAACCACCACCATCATCTGTACAACGGAATCGCCTATCTCCAACCAGACAAGGACATCAAGAAGAGTGGACAAAAGACGGGGAAACATCTTGTGATATAATACAATCTGTAAA aatgATTGTGACGCAACTAAATCGGATGGAAGAGCGacaaattttgattgaaaagaaaatcga TGAAAATGTCAAAGCCATCAAACAACTGACGCGAGAGTCTGCAGTAAGAAGACCAGTGAAGCCACAaggagttttatttaaaactgtgGACGATTTCTTAGCCTTTGAAGAAGTTGACGATGACATTTATAATGATTTG gTGGGATACTTTGTTTATCTTGGACGGACCAATCCAGTCGATTGCGCTGCAGAGTATTTTCGCAGCGTATTTCCCGAAGATGAGGAGGTTTCTACATACCTCACCTTGAATGGAAGAACAGGACCAGGGGGATGCAAATTGCGAGACAGTCGCTTTGCTCAAGCATGTCAAg ATGCCATAAACGCCAACAAACATTTTCCCAGCCCCAATAAGGTCGAATTTTATGACGCTTTGGAGAAGGCTTTAAAAAGCCTTAAAACTAGAAAATGGCGTTACAACAGAAAACGACGACTTCATCAAGAAAGTGAGGAAGAAAATGAGGAAGAAAATGAGGAAGTCCCACTCAATCGACGCCAGCGAATGAATAACCCGGAAGAGGACACGGGATTTGAAAACATCCAGGAGGTAGCTGAGGACGCCAACGAACCAGAGGAGACCCAGCACACGGAGGGAGAAAACGCCGATGATATGGACACCCAGGACACCCAGGATACCCAGGACACCCAGGATACCCAGGACACTCAGGACACGGATGGAACGAAGGACAACGACGAGTCTGAATATTTGTCAGAAaatg aTCTATACGACGATGAGAGTAATGATGACATAACCCTTTTTAGCAGTCCACCAGGCTGTTATTAG